CGAGGGCGACAGCTTAAACAACGATACTGGTATCAAGGCGATTATCAACAGTCCGCTCGTTTCTTACGAACGGTTGCCGATGCTGGAGGTTATTTATGATCGCCTGGTTCGGATGCTTTCGACAAGCCTTAGGAATTTCACGTCCGACAATGTTGAGGTAACGCTTGAAAGTATTACCTCCGTTCGCTTCGGAGATTATCTGAATTCAATTCCACTGCCGGCAATGATGGGGGTCTACAAGGCCGAGGAGTGGGACGGCTATGGCTTGTTAACGATTGATAGCGCGCTGATTTATTCGATCGTGGACGTGCTTCTTGGCGGCCGCCGCGGGACAACGATCCTACGGGTCGAGGGGCGTCCCTATACAACGATCGAGCGGGAACTGATTCAGCACATGCTGTCCATTGTGTTAGCGGATTTAAGTGCCGCCTTTGAACCTCTAAGCCCCGTCACCTTTCAACTTGAGCGGCTGGAAACAAATCCGCGCTTTGCTACCATTTGCCGCAATGCAAACGCCGCCATTCATGTGGTTTTGCGGGTAGATATGGAGGACCGTGGAGGGCAAATGGAACTCGTCATGCCCTATGCCACGCTTGAGCCAATCCGCGAGTTGCTTTTGCAGATGTTTCTTGGGGAAAAATTTGGACGCGATACGATCTGGGAGGAGCATCTCGCCAGCGAGTTGTGGCGCATGGACGTGGAGATCGAAGCCGTTCTCGACGTGGTTGATGTCCCGTTGGGGGAGGTCATGAACCTGACGGTTGGAAAACAGATACTTTTGAATGCGACCCCGGAAAGCAGTGTGCAATTGCGTTGTAGCGATGTGCCTCTGTTTGTCGGAAAGATAGGGCGCAAGGGTGGCCACATGGCCGTGCAGATTGACAGTTCAAAGCTTTCGGAAAAATTGGCGAATGGAGAAGGAACGTGACGATTTCCCTGCTTCTTGACAGCCTTCTTATCGGCCTTCTGGTGGCAACCCTCGTTTATGCGGTTGTTTTAAACAGACGTTTGGGGGCGCTTCGAAAGGAAAGAAAAACCTTCGAAAATACACTCTCCAATTTTAACGCTGCCACGCAGCTGGCAGAAGAAAACATTCATCGGCTCAAAGCCGTTGCGGACGTATCGTCGAAGGCGCTGCAGAAACAGACAAATCTGGCGGGTGTCCTGTGCGACGACCTCGCTTTCTTGGCCGATCGCGGGGAAACCGCCGCCGACCGTCTGGATCGTTCGATCCGGGCAGGCGGAAATGCGCACACAAC
Above is a window of Rhodospirillaceae bacterium DNA encoding:
- a CDS encoding flagellar motor switch protein FliM, producing MVEPTDAESIETESTPSESGEDATLNEEDRLAAEWEAMADEDENESGEGEEGGNASASGTKTRVLNQDEIDSLLGFNEGDSLNNDTGIKAIINSPLVSYERLPMLEVIYDRLVRMLSTSLRNFTSDNVEVTLESITSVRFGDYLNSIPLPAMMGVYKAEEWDGYGLLTIDSALIYSIVDVLLGGRRGTTILRVEGRPYTTIERELIQHMLSIVLADLSAAFEPLSPVTFQLERLETNPRFATICRNANAAIHVVLRVDMEDRGGQMELVMPYATLEPIRELLLQMFLGEKFGRDTIWEEHLASELWRMDVEIEAVLDVVDVPLGEVMNLTVGKQILLNATPESSVQLRCSDVPLFVGKIGRKGGHMAVQIDSSKLSEKLANGEGT